A segment of the Cohnella algarum genome:
ATTGCCGATATTTACGCGATGGAGCAACGGAAAAAGGAGGCGGAGCTGCAATCGCTGCAGCAGCAAATCAACCCGCATTTTATTTACAATACGCTGGAATCGATCCGGATGACGGCCGTTTTGCACGACGACGACGAAGTGGGGGATATGGCCCAACTGCTCGGCAAGCTGCTCAGGTACAGCATCCATGCAGGCAAGGAGACCGTTCCGCTCGCAAGGGAATGGGAGCATTTGCGAATGTACGTCAAGCTGCTGAACTACCGGTATTCGGATCGCTTCGCGCTGGAGCTGCCGGAGGCGGAGGAACCGATTCAGGTGATGAAGCTGCTGTTTCAGCCGATCGTGGAAAATGCCGTTTATCACGGGCTGGACGAATCGAAGCCGCATTTGCGCATTCGCATCGAAAGCCGGGTCGAAGGGGCCGACCGGCTGTTCGCCGTAGCCGATGACGGGGGCGGAATGGAGCCGGATACGCTGCTGCGGCTCCGGTCGAGCCTGAACCGGCCGCCCGGGGAGTGGGACGGCAGGGGGATCGGGCTGCGCAACGTGCACGAACGGCTGAAGCTGCGATACGGGGAAGCATACGGCCTTGCGGTCGACAGCGAACCCGGCCGCGGAACGGTCGTAACGGTTCGCCTGCCCGCGGGCTGAACCGCGAATTTCATCCGAAAAAAGGAGGACGAACGATGCTGAAGGTTGCCGTTGTCGACGACGAGGAACGAATCCGGCTCGGACTAGCCAAGCTGATCGAGAAGACGGACGAATTTTGCCGGGTGGTCGGATGCTACGCGAGCGGGCAGGATTTGCTCGACCGGCTGCACGGGGAGGAAGCCGACCTGGTGATCACCGATATCAAAATGCCGCAAATGGACGGCCTTCAATTGATCGGCGAGCTTCGCCGCAGGCGGCCGGAAATCAAGCTGGCGGTCGTCAGCGGGTTCAGCGACTTCAGCTTTGCGAAGCGGGCAATCCGGCTCAACGTGCAGGATTATTTGCTCAAGCCGGTCGACCGGGAGGAACTCGAACAGCTGCTGATCCGGGTCAGAGCCGAGGTCGAAGGACGGCGGGAACGCGGCGATCCGGCCGATTCCGAGCTCCTCCGGCGGGAATCCGACAACAGCGCGGTCGAAGCGGTCAAAGCGTTTATCCGCGAGCACTACCGGGAGGAGCTGGAGCTTTCGAAGCTGGCGGAGACGGTGTATTTGACGCCGAGCTACTTGAGCAAGCTGTTTCGGCACGTAACCGGGGAAACGATCACCGATTACTGGATCGGCGTGAGAATCGGGAGGGCGAAGGATTTGCTGCGCGAACGCCGCGAGCTCAAAACGTACGAGGTCGGAGAACGGGTCGGATACGCCGATCCGGCCTACTTCAACAAAGTGTTCAAGAGGACGGCCGGCATGA
Coding sequences within it:
- a CDS encoding response regulator; this encodes MLKVAVVDDEERIRLGLAKLIEKTDEFCRVVGCYASGQDLLDRLHGEEADLVITDIKMPQMDGLQLIGELRRRRPEIKLAVVSGFSDFSFAKRAIRLNVQDYLLKPVDREELEQLLIRVRAEVEGRRERGDPADSELLRRESDNSAVEAVKAFIREHYREELELSKLAETVYLTPSYLSKLFRHVTGETITDYWIGVRIGRAKDLLRERRELKTYEVGERVGYADPAYFNKVFKRTAGMTPKEYRERAGLARSAETMPNKRQ